The sequence TGGGTTCTCGTTTGAACCACGATTCCTGCCATCTTCGCGGTTGGGACTCCTGGGCGGGCAGATGATCCCGCCGCCTGGTGTGGAAGGCCTGGAGTAACTCGACATGCTTCAGACACACCAATGAGTCAAACGTGGTCCAACAAATTCCGAGTCGCTGTGGGAGGGTTGTTGTGGGCGCTGCGTGATCAGACCAGTTTTCACGTTCACTTGGCCTTCACCGCAGCCGTGATCACCCTGGCGGTATTATTGCGATTGCAACTCTGGCAATGGATCGGTCTGGTCTTTGCCATTGGCTTGGTTCTAGCCGCCGAACTATTCAATACTGCGATGGAGCTACTCGTCGCAGTTCTTCATCCCGAATATGACCCACGTATCGGCCGCGCCCTTGACGTTGCCGCTGCCGCAGTTCTCGTCTCCGCATTGACTGCCGCTACTATCGGGATCGCGATTCTGGGCCCTGAGCTCTACTGCTGGCTGATGCAGGTTTGAGTATTGCCGCACGTTACAAAGGCGAGTCACCACACTGCTTGTTTGCGGCTGGATGGGGCGCGAGGAACGCTGAAATGCGCAGCCGTTACATGCTAATCCCATTACCCCACGCACCCCATCGAGACGCAAAGCGAAGCAGGTTTGCTGGTGATGTGATTGACAGTGTAACTAGGCGTTACGCAGGTGACATCAGGAACCCAGATAAAATTGCCGAATCTAGGGAGACGGTGATAGCAACGAGTGGACGTAGTCGGCGAAGCCGGTCATCGCACCTGGCGGTTCGCCGGGGCCGATCACCAGTGGTCCGCTGCCCGGGTCGCTGGCGAGCAGACCATGGCTGCCGCGAACGAGCGTCGAGTCGAGCGGGATAACGTCCATTTTATATCGCAGGCCGAGTTTCTTTTGCAGCAATCTCGCTGCCGCCCGTGGGCGACTGGTCATGAACAGCTCACAGGGGTCATAACCCGGTTTGCGGTGGATATCGACCGTACGTGCGAAATCGGGGGCGTCGAGATCATCGTTCCAGTAATAGTACGTGAACCATGCGTCTTGGTCGGCCAGCGCGATCAATTCACCGCTACGTGGATGGTCTAATTCGAGTTCCGCTGGCGTAACGACAGCCGCCACGCCAGGCACGCTGCGTAAGCATGCTGCAACGTCATCCATCATGGCAGGATTTCGCACGTAGACGTGGGCGACCTGGTGATCGGCCACCGCGACGGCATCACATTCGCCCACCAACAAGACTTCACCAAATGGTCCTCGGCGAGTGCGGAGGAAACCGCCTGCTCGCAAGACGCGATTCAGATGCACCGGGCGTTGCACCTTCGTCAAACCATACTCACTCACGACGACGACCGTGGCTCCGATGGCGTCCGCGGCATCGATCACACGGCCAGCGGCGGCGTCGACTTCGGCCACTCGCTCCGGATCCTGATGATCCAACCGCTGAAAATCATAGTCCAAGTGAGGGAGGTAGCAGAGTGTCAGCTGAGGCTGTTGCTGGCGTAAGACGATCGCCGTGGCATCGGCAATCCAGTCGCTCGACGCGATACCGGCTCCCGGTCCCCAAAACGCGAAAAACGGAAATGGACCGAGGCGTTTGGTGAGCTCGCAGCCGGTCCAGTCCAGGACGTCGAAGACCTTGCTGCCGTCGCACCCATAATGCGGTTTGGGCGTGGCCCCGTACTGTGCGGTCGTCGCTTGGTTAAACCACCAGAACATCTTGGCGGTTTGATACCGTTCGTAAAAGAGCTCGCCCTGAATCAAAGTGCGAGACTGCTGCCAGAAGCGGATTTCTTGGGTGTCGCGATACAGCCAGCCATTGGCGACAATCCCGTGCTCCCGCGGCGGCAGACCCGTCAGCATGGTCGCCTGACTCGTTGCCGTCACCGCAGGCACAGGGCTGGTCCAGGGCTGAGCCGTACCGATCTGTGAAAGGCGTGGTGCGTGCGGCAATAGTTCTGGCGTCAGTCCGACGACGTTAAGAATGCATAGTCGCTGCATCAAAGATCTTTGTCTGGGTCGATCGTCGTTCTCGCGAGTTCCGCTTCACTGACCTCCTCTACCGGCGGTAGGGAGAGAGTCGTGTACAGGCTGAAAAATAACAGAGCTAACACAGACGTGATGGAGATGACCATCACGCACCATCCTGCCGGCGTCATATTGTTTTCAGCAATCTCTTCGGGAGTGAGTCCGAGTGCCAGTAGGCATGCCTGAGCGATAACGATCATTTTTCTACTCCCGAGTCATGGGTAACATCTGACTGAACCGCGGTTTCGGGCTGCTCCGCACTAACGCCCTGCCCTGATGCATTGAGTAGTGGATCCTCGGGCGCGTCAAGGAAATCGAACTTACCGTCTCGGATCCAGTTCTCGCCTGCCAAGTGAATCAGCACCAAGAGTAGGCCAGTGACACCGATGATGAATAGCACCGACATCATGACTACGGGGTCGTCCATGATTTGATCCCAGTAGCCCGGGATGTATTCCCCTGTCTTGGGATCGTTCGATCCCAGCACATTCAGATAACAGAAGGCGATGAAGATCGCGCCGAGATAGACCGGAACGACGTACTTGAGGAGCAATTGGACGAAGTGAGGAATGCGAATGTGAGCACCCACGTGGGCCTCGCGCTCACCGCGATCGATTCCAAGGACCCAACCGTAAATCACTGCTTGGATCATCGCGAGCACGAAAATCAGCACCGTACCGACCCAGAAATCCAGCGTGTCGAGCGCCTTGAGTTCTTTTGAAAAATAGATGACGAAGAAGGAACCCGTCAGGGCAATGATGCCCAGCACGGCGGTGGAGGCGTGCCGCTCCAGATTGAATCCATCTTCAAAGAACGCGAGCACCGGTTGGAGCATCGAAAGGCTACTGGTGATCGCCGCCAGGAAGAGCATGAAGAACCATAGGAACCCAAAAAACTGACCCGCTGGCATCTGGGCAAATACATTGGGCAACGCATTGAATCCCAGCCCGAACGTGCTAAACGTCGCCACGCTCACACCGAGGAACATGAACGCCGCTGGCAACGTGATCAAACCACCCAAGCAGACCTCAAAGAACTCGTTCATGCTGCTCGCCGTTAAGCCACTCAACACCACGTCATCCTTCTTCGACAGATAACTCGAGTAGTTGATGATGACTCCAAAGCCGACCGATAGGCTGAAGAAAATCTGACCGGATGCTGCCAACCAAGTCTTAGGATTGAGCAGCGCTTCGGGTTGGGGGTTCCACATGAACCCCAATCCCGCGACGACCTTGTCGCTCGGTAGCGTCAGCACGCGTACCAACACACAGAGGGCACATACGACCATCAGTGGGATGGCGATCTTGCAGAACTTTTCGATCCCGCCGGCGACACCACGATAGATCAGGATGAAGTTCAATATGAATGTGATGCCGATAAAGATCAGCAACGATGAACCTCTACCGAAGACGTGCCCGTCAGCTTTCGCTCCAACGGTGTTGTCAAAAAATGCGTTGTAAGCGTCCGGGTCAGCTCCGAGCATTAAGTCGCCAGTTAAATAGCTCCATGCATAGCTCAAACACCACGCCTCGATCACAATGTAATACATGTAGATCACCAGCGGGATCAACAATGCGAACACGCTCAAATAGCGAGCCTTGGGGGTCCGGCAGACGACACTGAAAACGCCCGGCGCCGAATGAAAACCACGCAACCCTGCGAACCGGCCCATCGTCCACTCCGCCCAGCACAGCGGGATGCCGAGCACGAGTAGCGAGATAAAGTAGGGCAGCAGGAACGCCCCGCCACCATTCTGGGCGGCTTGGCCAGGGAATCGCAGGAAATTCCCCAACCCGACGGCGCTGCCCGCGACCGCCAGGATCACGCCGATGCGGCTGCCCCACTGTTCTTTGGAAACATACTCTCCCTCAGTCGCCGGCGACCCCGTTGGGCCGGAATCGGTCTCGCCGAGTGGCGAGGGTGTTTTGGCGGCTGACTGATAAGGATCTGGGGCGTCGGGTGACTCATTCATCTCGTTGCCTCGGTCTTGCGTTCGGCGGTAGCGTTTTCACAATGCCCTTACCGTTGTAGGGATTGCGACGGATTCAATCGACCGTGGGGAGGCCACTTTATACCTAAAAAAGCGGAAAAAACCTAGAGAATTGAGGCATTAGAAGCTGAATTGTAGCTGCGTGCGATAGAGCCACCCATCATCGCCAGGGGCAATATCGAGCGTCGCGGAGTTAATCGAAGCCCCGTTCAGATGAGTGGCGTCCATCGTCAGCTTGATATGCTGGTTGCGGAAGTAGCGGACGAACCCAGCAGCCACTTCATCGCTGCTCTGGTCACGTGCTCCTAAGGTTCCCGAGTTTCCCTGCACGCGCGACCATCGGGCTAGAACCTGCCACTCGTGTGGGGTGAGGAAATATCCTGCCTCCAGCCAAAACCCTTGGTCGAACAACGTCGGCAGCAGCGTGCCTTCGATGTTGCTGATACTGCGGAAATAGTATTCGCTCGTGAAGGACAGGCCGCGATACTTCATCGACGCATCAATGCTATAGAGCGATGCCGTGTAGCTGCTGGCACTCGCCGGGAGAAGATTGGCCAACGGTAAACCGGAATCAACGACCAGTGGCTCGGAGAACTCGGTCATGCCAGTGCGATCAATGGTCGAGACCGCAAATCCGGCACCGACTCGCGTCGCCAGCTGCTCGTGAAATTCGAGGTCCGCAATATCGTTGGCGCCCCACGTGCCGATGGGGAAGCTGCTCAGGCGGATGGAGACGGCCGGATTATTGTCCAGCTGTCCGCTGCTGCCCGTTTCCGCTCCACCGGTCACCAAGCCGTTGAAAAGCGCCACTTCCCAGTCCAGCGGTGCCAGCGGGG comes from Allorhodopirellula heiligendammensis and encodes:
- a CDS encoding diacylglycerol kinase, with translation MSQTWSNKFRVAVGGLLWALRDQTSFHVHLAFTAAVITLAVLLRLQLWQWIGLVFAIGLVLAAELFNTAMELLVAVLHPEYDPRIGRALDVAAAAVLVSALTAATIGIAILGPELYCWLMQV
- a CDS encoding nucleotide pyrophosphatase/phosphodiesterase family protein, producing the protein MQRLCILNVVGLTPELLPHAPRLSQIGTAQPWTSPVPAVTATSQATMLTGLPPREHGIVANGWLYRDTQEIRFWQQSRTLIQGELFYERYQTAKMFWWFNQATTAQYGATPKPHYGCDGSKVFDVLDWTGCELTKRLGPFPFFAFWGPGAGIASSDWIADATAIVLRQQQPQLTLCYLPHLDYDFQRLDHQDPERVAEVDAAAGRVIDAADAIGATVVVVSEYGLTKVQRPVHLNRVLRAGGFLRTRRGPFGEVLLVGECDAVAVADHQVAHVYVRNPAMMDDVAACLRSVPGVAAVVTPAELELDHPRSGELIALADQDAWFTYYYWNDDLDAPDFARTVDIHRKPGYDPCELFMTSRPRAAARLLQKKLGLRYKMDVIPLDSTLVRGSHGLLASDPGSGPLVIGPGEPPGAMTGFADYVHSLLSPSP
- a CDS encoding sodium-dependent transporter; translation: MNESPDAPDPYQSAAKTPSPLGETDSGPTGSPATEGEYVSKEQWGSRIGVILAVAGSAVGLGNFLRFPGQAAQNGGGAFLLPYFISLLVLGIPLCWAEWTMGRFAGLRGFHSAPGVFSVVCRTPKARYLSVFALLIPLVIYMYYIVIEAWCLSYAWSYLTGDLMLGADPDAYNAFFDNTVGAKADGHVFGRGSSLLIFIGITFILNFILIYRGVAGGIEKFCKIAIPLMVVCALCVLVRVLTLPSDKVVAGLGFMWNPQPEALLNPKTWLAASGQIFFSLSVGFGVIINYSSYLSKKDDVVLSGLTASSMNEFFEVCLGGLITLPAAFMFLGVSVATFSTFGLGFNALPNVFAQMPAGQFFGFLWFFMLFLAAITSSLSMLQPVLAFFEDGFNLERHASTAVLGIIALTGSFFVIYFSKELKALDTLDFWVGTVLIFVLAMIQAVIYGWVLGIDRGEREAHVGAHIRIPHFVQLLLKYVVPVYLGAIFIAFCYLNVLGSNDPKTGEYIPGYWDQIMDDPVVMMSVLFIIGVTGLLLVLIHLAGENWIRDGKFDFLDAPEDPLLNASGQGVSAEQPETAVQSDVTHDSGVEK